A single genomic interval of Chitinophaga sp. 180180018-3 harbors:
- a CDS encoding VOC family protein, producing the protein MNTLRGFATVSFFAADHEAAKKWYTSFLGIPPYFEVPGYAEFRVGDYQHELGLIDASYKPAGASGNTGGAMIYWHVDDVNATLDTLLGMGAALFEKVTDRGHGFVTASVLDPFGNILGIMYNPHYLEILENRKQ; encoded by the coding sequence ATGAATACACTACGTGGCTTTGCTACTGTTTCTTTCTTCGCTGCCGACCATGAGGCTGCCAAAAAATGGTATACTTCATTCCTGGGCATTCCTCCTTATTTTGAAGTACCGGGATATGCAGAATTCCGCGTCGGGGACTATCAGCACGAACTGGGCCTGATCGATGCCAGCTATAAACCGGCAGGCGCCTCCGGAAATACCGGTGGAGCCATGATCTACTGGCATGTGGATGATGTGAATGCCACGCTCGATACCCTGCTTGGCATGGGCGCTGCACTATTTGAAAAGGTGACTGACCGCGGCCATGGCTTTGTGACAGCCTCCGTGCTGGATCCTTTCGGAAACATACTGGGTATTATGTATAACCCTCATTACCTGGAAATACTGGAAAACAGGAAACAGTGA